One region of Mycobacterium riyadhense genomic DNA includes:
- a CDS encoding MCE family protein: MLHLPRRVIVQLAIFSVIAVGVLAVTFLHFVKLPAMLFGVGRYTVTMELPESGGLYSTGNVTYRGFEVGRVESVRLTDSGVQAVLSLKSGIDIPSDLKAEVHSHTAIGESYVELLPRNATSAPLKDGDVIPLADTSVPPDINALLSAANTALAAIPRDNLKTVVDESYTAVGGLGPELSRLIIGSSNLAIDARKNLDPLVALIDQAQPVLDSQTRTSDAIAGWASHLAAVTTELQTHDAAVGNVIDHGGPALGEMRHLIERVQPTLPILLANLVSVGQVALTYQNDIEQLLVVFPMAVSAEQAGILANLNTKQDYRGQYLSFNLNLNLPPPCTTGFLPAQQQRIPTFEDYPGRPAGDLYCRVPQDSVLNVRGARNIPCETVPGKRAPTVKLCESAEQYVPLNDGFNWKGDPNATLSGQDIPQLPPLAAAQYDPATGTYIGPDGHQYTQSDLAQTAPKDKSWQTMLLPPGS, translated from the coding sequence ATGCTGCATCTACCGCGACGAGTCATTGTGCAGCTGGCCATCTTTAGCGTGATCGCGGTCGGCGTACTGGCCGTCACGTTTCTGCACTTCGTCAAGCTGCCGGCCATGCTTTTCGGGGTCGGCCGCTACACGGTGACTATGGAGCTGCCGGAAAGCGGCGGGCTGTATAGCACCGGCAATGTCACCTACCGCGGCTTCGAGGTGGGCCGGGTCGAATCGGTGCGGCTGACCGACAGCGGCGTACAAGCGGTGCTGTCACTCAAATCGGGCATCGACATCCCGTCGGACCTCAAGGCCGAGGTGCACAGCCACACGGCGATCGGCGAATCCTACGTCGAGTTGTTGCCCCGTAATGCCACCTCGGCGCCGCTGAAGGACGGCGACGTCATTCCGCTGGCCGACACCTCAGTGCCGCCCGACATCAACGCCTTGCTCAGCGCCGCGAACACGGCTTTGGCGGCAATCCCTCGCGACAACCTGAAAACCGTGGTGGACGAGTCGTATACCGCGGTGGGCGGGCTCGGTCCGGAACTTTCCCGGCTGATCATCGGGTCGTCCAACCTGGCGATCGATGCGCGCAAGAACCTTGATCCGTTGGTGGCGCTGATCGACCAGGCGCAACCGGTGCTCGATTCGCAGACCCGCACCTCGGACGCCATCGCGGGGTGGGCCTCCCACCTGGCCGCGGTCACCACGGAATTGCAGACGCACGACGCAGCCGTCGGCAACGTCATAGACCACGGCGGCCCCGCCTTGGGCGAGATGCGTCACCTGATCGAGCGCGTGCAACCCACGTTGCCCATCCTGCTCGCGAACCTCGTCAGCGTCGGCCAGGTCGCGCTCACCTACCAAAACGACATTGAACAGCTGCTGGTGGTATTCCCCATGGCGGTCAGCGCCGAACAGGCCGGGATCCTGGCCAACCTGAACACCAAACAGGATTACCGGGGTCAGTATTTGAGCTTCAACCTCAACCTCAACCTGCCGCCGCCGTGCACCACCGGGTTCCTGCCCGCCCAGCAGCAACGCATCCCCACGTTCGAGGACTACCCGGGCCGGCCGGCCGGCGACCTGTACTGCAGGGTGCCGCAGGACTCCGTCCTCAACGTGCGCGGCGCCCGGAACATACCCTGTGAAACCGTACCCGGCAAGCGCGCGCCCACCGTGAAGTTGTGCGAGAGCGCCGAGCAATACGTGCCGCTCAACGATGGTTTCAATTGGAAGGGCGATCCCAACGCCACGCTGTCCGGCCAAGACATACCACAGCTACCGCCCCTCGCCGCCGCCCAGTACGACCCGGCCACCGGCACTTATATCGGGCCCGACGGGCATCAGTACACCCAATCCGACCTTGCTCAAACCGCGCCGAAGGACAAGTCATGGCAAACGATGTTGCTACCACCGGGCAGCTGA
- a CDS encoding mammalian cell entry protein: MANDVATTGQLTTVAHTHQSPRRAALFGLAVVVVLAILLCWLGFRFHQSQQAQAERSQFLQVARQGALNLTTIDWRHADADVRRILESATGEFYNDFTGRSQPFIEVLQQTKATTVGTITEAGLESQTTDTAQALVAVSVRTSNAGEADPVPRVWRMRITVHKVGDQVKVSHVGFVP, translated from the coding sequence ATGGCAAACGATGTTGCTACCACCGGGCAGCTGACAACCGTAGCGCACACCCACCAATCGCCGCGGCGAGCGGCGCTCTTTGGCTTGGCCGTCGTCGTTGTATTGGCAATATTGCTGTGTTGGTTAGGATTTCGCTTCCATCAATCGCAGCAGGCGCAGGCCGAGCGTAGTCAATTCCTGCAGGTGGCAAGGCAGGGCGCGCTGAATCTGACGACCATCGACTGGCGGCATGCCGACGCTGATGTGCGCCGCATTCTGGAAAGTGCCACAGGCGAGTTCTACAACGATTTCACCGGCCGTTCGCAGCCATTCATCGAAGTACTGCAGCAAACCAAGGCCACCACGGTCGGCACGATTACCGAGGCGGGGCTGGAGTCGCAAACGACCGATACGGCCCAGGCGCTGGTGGCAGTGTCCGTGCGGACATCGAATGCCGGTGAAGCAGACCCCGTTCCGCGGGTGTGGCGAATGCGTATCACCGTCCACAAGGTCGGCGATCAGGTCAAGGTTTCTCACGTCGGGTTCGTCCCATGA
- a CDS encoding DUF732 domain-containing protein yields MRMQRVLAGALLLAATVTPSAHADAVAYLVNVTVRPGYFANPDSALSYGNDLCNKVSQGRTYTQVIGEIKADFNTADEYQASYLLSQAVNELCPALIWQLRNSAAR; encoded by the coding sequence ATGAGGATGCAGCGGGTGTTGGCGGGTGCGCTGTTGCTAGCCGCGACCGTGACACCGAGCGCGCATGCCGATGCGGTGGCGTATCTGGTCAACGTGACGGTGCGTCCGGGCTACTTCGCCAACCCTGACTCCGCCCTGAGCTACGGGAATGACCTGTGCAACAAGGTATCTCAGGGTCGTACCTATACACAGGTCATCGGCGAGATCAAGGCCGACTTCAATACCGCCGACGAATACCAGGCCTCGTATCTACTCAGCCAAGCCGTCAACGAACTGTGCCCCGCGCTGATCTGGCAGTTACGCAACTCCGCGGCCCGCTAA
- a CDS encoding CAP domain-containing protein, producing the protein MHHRSLALTVLSALAAGAVLGTPVAQADNKRLNDSVVANVYTVQHQAGCTNDVKVNPQLQLAAQWHAVDVLNNRNLNDDIGSDGSMPQDRANAAGFHGKVAQTVALNPAVAISGVELINQWYYNPAYFAVMSNCANSQIGVWSENSADRTVVVAVYGQPDRPPATPPGDNVPIDPSPDYDASDEVEYGISWLPWILRGVYPPPGMPPQ; encoded by the coding sequence ATGCACCATCGATCGCTGGCCCTGACCGTCTTGTCCGCTCTGGCTGCCGGTGCGGTATTGGGCACACCCGTCGCACAGGCCGACAACAAACGACTCAACGACAGCGTGGTCGCCAACGTCTACACCGTTCAACATCAGGCCGGCTGCACCAACGACGTCAAGGTCAACCCGCAACTGCAACTGGCCGCCCAATGGCACGCCGTCGATGTGCTGAACAACCGAAACCTCAACGACGACATCGGTTCTGACGGGTCCATGCCGCAAGACCGCGCAAATGCCGCCGGTTTCCACGGGAAAGTGGCTCAAACCGTCGCGCTCAATCCTGCCGTAGCAATCAGCGGCGTCGAGTTGATTAACCAGTGGTATTACAACCCCGCATATTTCGCGGTCATGTCCAACTGCGCTAACAGCCAAATCGGGGTGTGGTCCGAGAACAGCGCGGATCGCACCGTCGTGGTGGCCGTTTACGGGCAGCCTGATCGGCCTCCCGCGACACCGCCCGGGGACAACGTCCCGATCGATCCGAGCCCCGACTACGACGCCAGCGACGAGGTCGAGTACGGCATCAGCTGGCTTCCGTGGATCCTGCGCGGCGTGTACCCTCCGCCCGGCATGCCACCGCAGTAA
- a CDS encoding NYN domain-containing protein, translating into MRWIVDGMNVIGSRPDGWWRDRHRAMVTLVDMLERWAAANKDAARVVVVFERPPSTTIGSSVIEVAHAPKAAANSADDEIVRLVQTDDQPHEIRVVTSDKALADRVRSLGASVYRAEGFRDLIDPRRAKPAQRPGQRGPA; encoded by the coding sequence GTGCGGTGGATCGTCGACGGGATGAACGTGATCGGGAGTCGTCCGGACGGGTGGTGGCGGGATCGACACCGGGCGATGGTCACGCTGGTGGACATGCTGGAGCGCTGGGCTGCCGCCAATAAAGACGCAGCCCGGGTGGTGGTGGTCTTCGAGCGGCCGCCATCAACCACCATCGGGTCGTCGGTGATCGAAGTAGCGCATGCACCCAAGGCGGCTGCCAACTCGGCCGACGACGAGATCGTCCGGCTGGTGCAAACCGACGACCAACCGCACGAAATCCGTGTCGTGACATCGGACAAGGCGTTGGCCGACCGGGTGCGAAGCTTGGGCGCCTCCGTCTACCGGGCAGAAGGTTTCCGTGACCTCATCGACCCACGTCGCGCCAAACCGGCTCAGCGGCCGGGTCAACGCGGGCCGGCTTAG